In the Salvia miltiorrhiza cultivar Shanhuang (shh) chromosome 8, IMPLAD_Smil_shh, whole genome shotgun sequence genome, tactaattattttcttaaattaaggATTAtgagattttaattaaatattagtaataaCTTTAATCAATTTTAGACATTTTTGAATCTAACTTCCTGTTGATTTTGGTGGTACTCAATTGCATATTTTTCCTTCACAAATACTCCTGTGCAATCGGTGCAACTGTTTTccacaatgacactacttcattcgaaaaatgacacttgaacattttcaaataacactacttgatacaaatgacacttggagatcttcaagtgtcatttgtatgttaaaGTATTGTCATTTAAAAATTAGTTGCACAGTACAACCGATTGACCGGGAGAGtgcctctttttcctttctatCTCTCTGTTTTCTTAACTTGTTTCctaaaatttatgaaattcgATTAGGAGATAAAAGCATAGTTGGGTTTGGGTATTCTTCCTCAACGTACAACCTCCAAGCCCCCTTAAGCCCTTTCGTCTTATCTAGGGTTTCAGATTATCACCAAATTCTCCGATTGATTCCGCTCGTTCCTCTAATATGCACTAAGAATCGAATCCATGAGAAAATCAAGGAAAAGATCTCAAGGCGAAGACTCGTCCTCTTCATCATCGTCTAAACTCGACACACACAAAAAGCCCCATCACCACCGCGattcagattttaattttagGGACTCCTACAATCACTTCACCCCACGTCGCGATTCCGGCCACCATGTATTGGGTAAGCGCTCTAATCTAGCTTCGTACCATGAAGCACCTTCTCTACCcccaaaattgaaaattttgtgcGAAATTGTCGCTCAAACCCCTGCTGTGACTGTGGAGAGGGTTCTAGAAGATACGGGCATTAGGGTTGGTTCTGAAGATGTGGAGAAGGTGCTTAAATTGTGTTACGATTACCCAGGGTCGGCCGTGAAGTTTTTCAGGTGGGCTAGTAAACAGTTGAACAATAGGCACAGTGCTAATGCGTGGGATTTGGTTGTTGATTTGTTGGGAAAGAATTGCTTGTTTGAAGCAATGTGGGATGCTATTAAGTCCATGAGGAATGAATTTTTGCTCTCCATGGCTACTTTTAAATCAGTTTTTGTTAATTATGTGAGTTCTGATCGCGTGCAGGATGCCATTTTGAGTTTTGAGGTAATGGATCAATATGGTATTCCGAGTGGTGTTGTAGCATTGAACACCTTGCTATACGCAATCTGCAGTCATGGAAAAACTCGACTGGCGGAGAATTATTTTCGAATTGTGAAGGAGAAAATCAGGGTTGATGCTGAGACATATGCAATACTACTCGAGGGTTGGGAGAGAGAAGGGGAAGTAGGTAGAGCGCGGCTTACTTTCTCGGAGATGGTGGTTGATATTGGATGGGATAAGAGGAACACACGTTCTTATGACTCGTTCCTATGTACTCTGATTATGGGTCCTGATGGAATGCGTGAAGCAATGAAGGATTTTGGTGCGATGGCTGAGAGGGGCTGTTACCCCGGGATTAAGTTTTTCAAGTTTGCCATTGCTGAATCTGTGAGGAAAAGTGATGTGAGATCAGCTAAGGTAGTGTGGGATGCGATTGTGGGGAAGAACATTTGTCTTCCAGATACAGTGATGTACAAATCATTGATTTCATTGTATTGCAATGCAAAGGATTTTGATGCAGCTGAAAAGTTATTAGATGAGATGGTTTATCACCAAGCGTTTCCTGATTCGGAGACGTATGGTTTACTGTTCCATTTCTTGATCAAACACAAGCGGCTGAGAGAGGCCACTCGGGTGTTCAAGGAGATGGTGAAAAATGAGTTTGTGCCGCTGCAACAAGACTGCTGTACAGCTGTGAAGACGTATGTAGGTGCCGGGGATCCCCATATGGGAATCAAGGTATGGCGATGTATGATTGAGAATTACAGTTGGGATTTGGATGAAACTGGTAACTTGTTGGTTGTGGGGCTTCGTGACATGAACCGGCTTCCAGAAGCAGTCAAGTGTGCCGAGGATATGATTGAGAGGGGGATCAAGTTGAATTCTGCCACGCTTACCAAGTTGAAGCAAAGCCTTTCTAAACTAGGGAAAACCTTTGCCTATGAGGAACTTTTGTGTAAGTGGAAGAGCCACTAAGCTTCCTCTCTTTTGACATTCAGGAAAGCACAGCTACTTACTATCCCTCCCTTCCATTCCATGTGCTTCAACTTTGAATGCCTACAATCTTGTCGATAGGTTTTATATGTAACTGCTTCCTATTTTTTGATTCACAGCATATGCTTGCCTACTTCATCTCATCTGTAAATTGAGGAATATGGATTATGGCTGCCAAGCTAAAATATCATGCTCACATGCATTTTAAATTCTATTTGTGTGTCGTAAATTCGCTGGAAATTCAAGCAAAATATTCAACAATGCAAGAACAATTTCCACGAACAATAACAAACGATATTTATAGAGAAACTCTAAACTAAAACATCATGGGCTTCTCGGCCCATGCACTCTCTGTCTAAAAATGAATTAGTCCTTCGGCGTGAGATAAACATGAATTAGAGGCCCATTGGCCCTATATATCTTCTCTCAACAAACCTCATCTTTAAGGAGTAGACTACATAAAATCATCCACATCACAacgtttactttttttttttttttttgttaatatcCAGCTTCCTAACTTATGCTAAACTAATGCTGGAGATAGTAGCTCCAGTCCTTCATTACTACTaccaattaaaatttaaaatttgctTGAAAGACAAGAATTTGAAAACTCTTTTTATTCATATCATCTACAAGATTCAATCCCAAAAGAGAGCAAATTGCTCCCATAGCATTTGAACCCATGCTGCATACCTCCTCCATCATGGTCTTAAGTATCAATGTTTACTCAAGTTTTGATAATGCAAGTcatgatataaaaaaatacttcatcTGTTCCATTAATCTTctcctgtttttctttttgggttgtctcaaTAATATTgtcttatttctatttttggtaatgattttacactgcAAACAATATGACCCtacacctttacacacttttactacactaatttaACATTctttaataaccgtgcccaaaagaaattggACAAGCTTATTGGGACCGATGAGGTATTACTTTGAATATAAGatatttgataataattttgattttttttgtcaatCAAGATAAAGATAAATGTATATGTATTAGCAATCAAACCATTtcaatatacatatacatacaaGCGAAATTTGCAGGCAAGACAAGTGTACTAAATCTTTAAGTTAAAAGGTAATCAAATTAACATATCAACTTTGATCAAAAGTGTTTAATCGACACATTCATTATTACCAACGCATAAAGCACAATACAATTATTTTTCATGCCATATAGGGCGATGAAGTTGCAGGTGACACGTTGAGTATACTTGGTTTGGTAATGAATCCAAGTGCAGTTTGGCTACTAGAAGTCTCTTTGAATCCACGTACATTTTTTGTTTCGATTTTTATGTTTGTAATTCTCCACATCATGAATTAGGTATTTATTAGTACAACTGTGCATGCCATTAGGTGAGGTAGCAGCACTAAACTAAAAACTCAGTTTTGACGAGACGAAGAAAGGATGCGCTGCGCTGTCTCTATCGAAAATCGACAATCACACACACACGCCCGCCCGCCTTCAAAAACAATTAGTATCATCTTTTCACAATAATTATCACctctcattatttatttattttgaggaAATTATGActcattattaattaatcaaacattACTAGCATGGCTGCCCCTCATACAGAATGTGTCCACGCT is a window encoding:
- the LOC131001742 gene encoding pentatricopeptide repeat-containing protein At1g77360, mitochondrial-like — translated: MRKSRKRSQGEDSSSSSSSKLDTHKKPHHHRDSDFNFRDSYNHFTPRRDSGHHVLGKRSNLASYHEAPSLPPKLKILCEIVAQTPAVTVERVLEDTGIRVGSEDVEKVLKLCYDYPGSAVKFFRWASKQLNNRHSANAWDLVVDLLGKNCLFEAMWDAIKSMRNEFLLSMATFKSVFVNYVSSDRVQDAILSFEVMDQYGIPSGVVALNTLLYAICSHGKTRLAENYFRIVKEKIRVDAETYAILLEGWEREGEVGRARLTFSEMVVDIGWDKRNTRSYDSFLCTLIMGPDGMREAMKDFGAMAERGCYPGIKFFKFAIAESVRKSDVRSAKVVWDAIVGKNICLPDTVMYKSLISLYCNAKDFDAAEKLLDEMVYHQAFPDSETYGLLFHFLIKHKRLREATRVFKEMVKNEFVPLQQDCCTAVKTYVGAGDPHMGIKVWRCMIENYSWDLDETGNLLVVGLRDMNRLPEAVKCAEDMIERGIKLNSATLTKLKQSLSKLGKTFAYEELLCKWKSH